One genomic region from SAR92 clade bacterium H455 encodes:
- the trxA gene encoding thioredoxin TrxA, translated as MSDAIVHTTDSSFESDVLQSDIPALVDFWAAWCGPCKMIAPLLDELSTEYAGRVKICKVDVDASPETAAKFNVRGIPTLLVFKNGTVEATKVGALSKAQLVEFVDSIL; from the coding sequence ATGAGCGACGCTATAGTTCACACGACAGATTCTAGCTTTGAAAGCGACGTACTTCAGTCAGACATTCCAGCACTGGTGGATTTTTGGGCGGCCTGGTGCGGTCCCTGCAAAATGATTGCCCCGCTGCTCGACGAACTCTCTACCGAATATGCCGGGCGGGTAAAAATCTGTAAAGTAGATGTGGACGCTAGCCCAGAGACAGCGGCAAAATTTAACGTTCGTGGTATCCCAACACTACTGGTATTTAAAAACGGCACTGTAGAAGCGACTAAAGTAGGCGCTCTATCCAAAGCCCAATTGGTTGAATTTGTCGACAGCATTTTGTAA
- a CDS encoding FAD-dependent oxidoreductase — protein MIKKILLAATIGALFWAYIALDGQRYLSVDFFRDLYAQQPVLTAAVYFAIYVIATAVSIPGAALLTIIGGMLFGLWTGTLLVSFASSIGATLAFLVARFLLRDWVQEKFSSHLSAINQGIEKRGGYYLFGLRLIPLFPFWMINLLMGLTPLKATTFYVVSQLGMLAGTFVYVNAGASLGSIDEFSAAGIMTPTVVLSFVLLALFPFLVRGMVNALERRKLYSAFKKPRKFDTNLIVIGAGSGGLVSALIGATLKARVTLIERDKMGGDCLNTGCVPSKTLIRAAKSMFDMKKAAQLGIDVATPQVDFTRVMGRVQDVIKTIEPHDSVERFTSLGVDCMYGNARLISPWVVDVDGKQISAEKIILATGARPTMPPIPGLDQVDPLTSETLWQLQDLPKRLLIVGGGAIGCELAQAFQRLGSQVVLVEMQSQLLPRDDQQVASFMQDCLTSEGVRVLTNYGAERFESQDNQAIAELCSSAEPAESLQVEFDRVLVAIGRTANTESLGLEALGIPLNANGTLTTDDYLRTCYPNILACGDLVGPYQLTHAASHQAWFAAVNGLLGRFKKFRVDYRIMPQVVFTDPQIGRVGLNQRDAKEQGIEVEVTQYDLSDLDRAIADNDAQGFIQVLTVPGKDRILGATIVGPQAGELINEFVLAMKHNLGLNKLLGTIRSYPTLSEGNRFVAGEWKRKHVPHKLLAILQRYLGRNLKR, from the coding sequence GTGATTAAAAAAATACTATTGGCAGCGACAATCGGCGCTTTATTCTGGGCCTATATTGCCCTCGATGGCCAACGCTATCTGTCGGTGGACTTCTTTCGTGATCTCTATGCACAGCAGCCAGTTCTCACCGCGGCGGTGTACTTTGCTATCTACGTGATTGCTACGGCTGTCTCGATTCCCGGTGCAGCGCTACTGACCATTATTGGTGGTATGCTATTTGGTTTGTGGACCGGCACGTTGCTCGTCTCTTTCGCCAGTTCCATCGGCGCCACATTAGCGTTTTTGGTCGCGCGCTTTCTACTCCGGGATTGGGTACAGGAAAAATTTTCCAGCCACCTGAGTGCCATTAATCAGGGTATCGAGAAGCGGGGCGGTTACTACCTCTTTGGCCTGCGCCTGATACCACTTTTTCCATTTTGGATGATCAATCTGTTGATGGGCCTCACGCCGTTAAAAGCCACGACTTTCTATGTGGTCAGTCAGCTGGGTATGTTGGCGGGGACTTTTGTTTACGTGAATGCTGGAGCCTCCCTCGGTAGCATCGATGAGTTTTCTGCGGCGGGCATTATGACGCCGACGGTGGTTTTGTCTTTTGTACTCCTGGCCCTGTTTCCCTTTTTAGTACGCGGGATGGTTAATGCTTTGGAGCGGCGCAAGCTTTACAGCGCTTTCAAAAAGCCGCGCAAATTTGACACCAATCTAATTGTGATAGGCGCTGGCAGTGGCGGCTTAGTGAGCGCCTTAATAGGCGCCACACTCAAGGCTCGAGTCACACTGATTGAGCGGGATAAGATGGGCGGGGATTGTTTAAACACTGGCTGCGTGCCGAGCAAAACGTTGATCCGTGCGGCAAAATCCATGTTTGATATGAAGAAGGCGGCGCAGCTGGGTATAGATGTTGCGACGCCACAAGTGGATTTTACGCGAGTGATGGGCCGTGTTCAGGATGTGATTAAAACTATTGAGCCCCATGATTCCGTGGAGCGCTTTACCAGCCTGGGTGTCGACTGCATGTACGGCAATGCCAGGCTAATTTCACCCTGGGTGGTGGATGTGGACGGCAAGCAAATCAGCGCTGAGAAAATCATTTTGGCCACTGGTGCGCGGCCTACCATGCCGCCGATTCCGGGCCTAGATCAGGTCGATCCACTGACCTCTGAGACCCTTTGGCAACTTCAGGATTTACCTAAGCGATTATTAATTGTCGGTGGCGGCGCCATTGGCTGTGAGTTGGCCCAGGCATTTCAGCGGCTTGGCTCTCAGGTCGTGCTGGTTGAGATGCAGTCTCAGCTATTGCCGCGAGATGATCAGCAGGTTGCTTCGTTTATGCAAGATTGTCTGACCTCTGAAGGTGTGCGAGTACTGACTAACTACGGTGCCGAAAGGTTTGAATCTCAAGATAATCAAGCTATTGCGGAGCTCTGTTCAAGCGCCGAACCTGCTGAGTCGCTTCAGGTAGAATTTGATCGGGTGCTTGTGGCAATTGGTCGCACGGCCAACACCGAGAGTCTTGGTCTTGAGGCATTGGGCATCCCATTAAATGCCAATGGCACCCTGACTACTGACGATTATTTACGCACCTGCTACCCGAATATTTTGGCCTGTGGCGATCTGGTTGGGCCCTATCAGCTGACTCATGCGGCTAGTCATCAGGCCTGGTTTGCGGCGGTGAATGGCTTGTTGGGACGGTTTAAAAAATTCCGCGTCGACTATCGCATTATGCCCCAGGTGGTATTTACTGATCCGCAGATTGGGCGGGTGGGTCTCAATCAGAGGGATGCGAAAGAGCAGGGTATTGAGGTAGAGGTCACGCAGTACGATCTATCTGATTTGGATCGCGCCATTGCCGATAACGATGCTCAGGGTTTTATTCAGGTGCTTACAGTTCCGGGTAAAGATCGGATTCTCGGAGCCACTATTGTTGGGCCTCAGGCGGGTGAGCTGATCAATGAGTTTGTGCTGGCGATGAAACACAATTTGGGTCTGAATAAGTTACTGGGCACCATTCGCAGTTATCCAACCCTGAGTGAGGGTAATCGCTTTGTTGCTGGGGAGTGGAAGCGCAAGCATGTGCCACATAAGTTGTTGGCAATTTTACAACGTTATTTGGGGCGCAATCTTAAGCGCTGA